One genomic segment of Rhizobium gallicum bv. gallicum R602sp includes these proteins:
- a CDS encoding ArsC family reductase — translation MTAIIYGIKNCDTMKKARAWLEEHGVAYVFHDYKAMGIDRVHLQQWVDRAGWETVLNRAGTTFRKLPDADRKNLTREKAIALMLDQPSMIKRPVLEAGGKLLVGFKPESYGAEFEK, via the coding sequence ATGACCGCCATCATTTATGGTATCAAGAACTGCGACACGATGAAGAAGGCGCGCGCCTGGCTGGAAGAGCATGGCGTTGCCTATGTTTTTCACGACTACAAGGCCATGGGTATCGACCGCGTCCATCTGCAGCAATGGGTCGACAGAGCCGGATGGGAAACCGTACTCAACCGCGCCGGAACCACCTTCCGCAAGCTGCCGGACGCCGACCGAAAAAACCTCACCCGGGAAAAGGCGATCGCCCTGATGCTCGACCAGCCGTCGATGATCAAGCGGCCGGTTCTGGAAGCAGGCGGCAAGCTGCTGGTCGGCTTCAAGCCCGAGAGCTACGGGGCGGAGTTCGAAAAATAA
- a CDS encoding M14 family metallopeptidase, protein MDISEIIIPGDTPGIEWRLPVYRFKGNDPAAPKVYIQAALHADELPGTALLHFLCGTLRDAESADSIAGDITIVPQANPIGAAQSHFGELQGRFDLGSRTNFNRDFPLISLRDRGNLIDDLDRCPAIDRLKRQLMHMALGADLVLDLHCDDESLQYAYIDEAFWPEASDLAAALAMDAVLLSDGESSAFEEAISFAWKYEVPGEKRTRLPGKLSVTLELRGKRDVYPDMAKADAEGLWRFLTARKVIRDERVLPSTFAGPAVPLDNIEMIRSPESGTVLFHRSIGEMVAEGDLLATIITRPGMADGSIQVRAPQAGLVVTCVSDRLVRRQANLMKIACSQPSSVVRKAGTLED, encoded by the coding sequence GTGGACATTTCCGAGATCATCATTCCGGGCGACACACCCGGCATCGAGTGGCGTCTGCCGGTTTATCGGTTCAAGGGTAACGACCCCGCCGCACCGAAGGTTTATATCCAGGCGGCGCTCCATGCCGACGAACTCCCGGGCACAGCACTTCTGCATTTTCTCTGCGGGACGCTGCGTGATGCAGAAAGTGCCGACAGCATTGCGGGCGACATCACAATCGTACCCCAGGCCAATCCGATTGGTGCAGCACAGTCGCATTTCGGCGAGCTTCAGGGCCGTTTCGATCTCGGCTCGCGGACCAATTTCAACCGGGATTTCCCGCTGATTTCTCTGCGGGACCGCGGCAACCTGATCGACGATCTCGATCGTTGCCCGGCAATCGACCGGCTAAAGCGGCAGCTGATGCATATGGCGCTTGGCGCCGATCTCGTGCTCGATCTGCATTGCGACGACGAATCCCTGCAATATGCCTACATCGACGAGGCCTTCTGGCCGGAGGCGAGCGACCTTGCCGCCGCCCTGGCGATGGACGCGGTGCTCCTTTCCGATGGCGAGAGCTCGGCCTTCGAGGAGGCAATCAGCTTTGCCTGGAAATATGAAGTGCCTGGCGAAAAGCGCACCCGTCTGCCCGGCAAGCTTTCCGTCACCTTGGAACTTCGCGGCAAACGCGATGTCTATCCGGATATGGCCAAAGCGGATGCAGAAGGGCTATGGCGCTTCCTCACTGCACGCAAGGTCATCAGAGACGAGAGGGTATTGCCAAGCACGTTCGCCGGTCCAGCCGTGCCGCTTGACAATATCGAGATGATCCGCTCGCCGGAGTCCGGCACGGTCCTCTTTCATCGCAGCATCGGTGAAATGGTCGCCGAAGGCGATCTGCTGGCAACGATCATCACGCGTCCCGGCATGGCGGACGGCAGCATCCAAGTTCGCGCACCGCAAGCGGGCCTTGTCGTCACCTGCGTTTCAGACCGCCTAGTACGCCGGCAGGCGAACCTGATGAAGATCGCCTGCAGCCAGCCCAGCAGCGTCGTGCGCAAAGCCGGAACCCTCGAGGATTAA
- a CDS encoding methylated-DNA--[protein]-cysteine S-methyltransferase → MAEKAHQYLIFETVGGFCGIAWNEIGITRFQLPTKAADATERLLLRRLPAAESGTPTPEVAEAIAAVKRYFNGKETDFSGVKLDLEGQDAFFQSIYAAARRVGWGRTTTYGALAKELGAGPEAAKDVGQAMAKNPVALIIPCHRVLAAGGKIGGFSAPGGSNSKLRMLELEGVRLAPPQPAQQSLGF, encoded by the coding sequence ATGGCTGAGAAAGCGCACCAATATCTGATCTTCGAAACAGTTGGTGGTTTCTGCGGAATTGCCTGGAACGAGATCGGCATCACACGTTTCCAGCTGCCAACAAAAGCCGCTGACGCGACGGAGCGACTTCTGCTGCGCCGCCTTCCGGCAGCCGAATCCGGTACACCGACGCCTGAGGTTGCCGAGGCGATCGCTGCGGTAAAGCGTTACTTCAACGGCAAAGAAACAGATTTTTCAGGCGTAAAGCTCGACCTTGAGGGGCAGGATGCCTTCTTCCAGAGCATCTATGCTGCTGCGCGCCGCGTCGGCTGGGGCCGAACGACCACCTACGGCGCGTTGGCGAAGGAACTTGGCGCCGGCCCGGAAGCGGCGAAGGACGTGGGTCAGGCGATGGCAAAGAATCCGGTTGCCCTCATCATCCCGTGCCACCGGGTGCTCGCCGCAGGTGGCAAGATCGGCGGGTTTTCGGCGCCGGGCGGCTCGAATTCCAAGCTCAGGATGCTGGAACTGGAAGGCGTTCGACTTGCGCCGCCGCAGCCGGCGCAGCAATCCCTGGGATTTTGA
- a CDS encoding nuclear transport factor 2 family protein, whose protein sequence is MLYSYFVEKSIRQSFDHVNSHRWDAAMKALAPHVHHRVSGAHALGGERHGKEAVRRWFERLGRVLPTLHLTVNHIWVKGWPWHTTVFAQWDGKATLLNGDASYVNRGLHVFTLRWGRVYALEEFYDSQAAAGGLAAQAAAGLEEAVAEQIVS, encoded by the coding sequence ATGCTATACAGTTATTTTGTCGAGAAATCGATCCGGCAGAGCTTCGACCACGTCAACAGCCATCGCTGGGATGCGGCGATGAAAGCACTCGCGCCGCATGTCCATCACCGCGTTTCCGGCGCCCACGCGCTTGGTGGTGAACGCCACGGGAAAGAAGCCGTGCGCCGCTGGTTTGAGCGCCTGGGCCGTGTCCTGCCCACGCTCCATCTCACGGTCAACCACATCTGGGTGAAGGGCTGGCCGTGGCATACCACCGTGTTTGCCCAGTGGGACGGCAAAGCAACGCTGCTCAACGGCGACGCGTCGTATGTCAACCGTGGTCTGCACGTGTTCACCCTGCGGTGGGGCAGAGTCTATGCACTCGAGGAATTTTACGATTCACAAGCAGCGGCCGGCGGTCTTGCCGCCCAAGCGGCAGCTGGCCTCGAAGAAGCGGTCGCCGAACAGATCGTAAGCTAG